The following proteins are co-located in the Osmia lignaria lignaria isolate PbOS001 chromosome 12, iyOsmLign1, whole genome shotgun sequence genome:
- the sano gene encoding CABIT domain-containing protein serrano: protein MAATDGQIVVAAARWAEEATYLREFVSKYRLPAVIKITKGQYGGLGVPTLPAPSLQSTALLVSAGRRRKIVAQAVKIKEGRRVVGVGPRLAIPDSYAGYFEILSEEGRAVRGIESVSELCRRCPEEGALVRETVRGIACRVDDESGIVVPEGTRTLTAGETIVTAGEVSLPGRGRFLRCVDCRGDSVLLGMEQRGRFSALAREDNISGVHTARALLSKRLPLTVRLVHGQPPRGLKSSSQFVPELRLLSTFEEEHVFALPLQREGAAVALPLAAPLKLVKARNEEALRSMQEFTRLVERASRLVADVADRAHVLDGRLGESKPSRQTRSGSGFLRRSSTNSDNGPLSHHRNNASHHHHHHHYHSNGHQASSGHAGYRDENRVPPSVCTEEYDEIDQIYDYVRGFAPLPKSVRSPYESPLPAPQGSSPPLTPVTVTVAPLLDDRPEPPPIETIPTKKIQAEKRTRRAVKEAPQPRVEKPPLAKLYVKNSGTQRGRPLMRQKSASPLKETPPGYKGGSPLFNIRYKSLTNLQQAMELDGTLDSSHSGGRTSGDSGAGAKLPEKRSRRLSRPRSLTNLVWELRGGSGLGCTRPETPPPATAAPLPPTKCGPRLAVTVVAPRRVGTLYL from the exons ATGGCCGCGACCGACGGTCAGATCGTGGTTGCGGCGGCACGTTGGGCCGAGGAAGCGACGTACTTGCGTGAATTCGTGTCCAAGTATCGTCTCCCGGCGGTGATCAAGATCACGAAGGGCCAGTACGGTGGTCTGGGCGTGCCGACCCTTCCGGCGCCCAGTTTACAGAGTACTGCCCTCTTGGTGTCGGCCGGACGTCGACGGAAGATCGTTGCTCAGGCGGTGAAGATCAAGGAAGGTCGTAGGGTGGTGGGCGTAGGGCCGAGGTTGGCTATTCCCGATTCTTACGCGGGTTACTTCGAGATTCTGAGCGAAGAGGGTAGAGCGGTGCGCGGTATCGAGTCGGTGAGCGAGCTATGTCGAAGATGCCCGGAGGAAGGAGCATTGGTACGAGAAACCGTGAGGGGTATAGCTTGCAGAGTGGACGACGAGTCGGGCATAGTTGTTCCCGAGGGGACGAGGACCTTGACTGCCGGGGAGACGATCGTGACGGCAGGGGAAGTGAGTCTTCCTGGTCGCGGTAGATTTCTGCGTTGCGTCGACTGTCGAGGGGACAGCGTGCTGCTGGGCATGGAGCAGCGTGGCCGCTTCAGCGCCCTTGCACGCGAGGACAACATCAGCGGCGTGCACACGGCCAGAGCGTTGCTCAGCAAGCGTTTGCCTTTGACAGTCAGACTGGTGCACGGACAGCCGCCCAGGGGGCTGAAGTCGTCGTCGCAGTTCGTGCCAGAGCTCAGGTTGTTGTCCACGTTCGAGGAGGAGCACGTGTTCGCGTTGCCGTTGCAGAGAGAGGGCGCCGCAGTGGCGTTGCCGTTGGCAGCTCCGCTGAAACTGGTGAAGGCTAGGAACGAGGAGGCACTCAGGTCGATGCAGGAGTTCACGAGGCTGGTGGAACGCGCGTCGCGCCTTGTCGCCGACGTGGCAGATCGCGCGCACGTGCTGGACGGTCGTCTGGGCGAGAGCAAACCCTCCAGACAGACCAGAAGTGGTTCGGGCTTTCTCAGGCGGTCGTCGACCAACTCGGACAACGGGCCGTTGAGCCACCACAGAAACAACGCTAgccatcatcatcaccatcatcattaTCACAGCAACGGACATCAGGCGTCCTCTGGACACGCGGGATACAGGGACGAGAACCGCGTGCCTCCTTCGGTCTGCACGGAGGAGTACGACGAGATCGATCAGATCTACGATTACGTTCGCGGGTTCGCCCCGTTGCCGAAGAGCGTCAGGTCACCGTACGAGAGTCCACTGCCCGCCCCGCAAGGCTCTAGTCCGCCTTTGACACCTGTCACCGTGACAGTAGCACCTCTGTTGGACGACAGACCGGAACCACCGCCCATAGAAACCATCCCGACCAAGAAGATACAGGCGGAGAAGAGAACGAGGCGCGCCGTGAAGGAGGCACCACAGCCCAGGGTTGAGAAACCACCGTTAGCTAAGCTGTACGTGAAGAACAGCGGCACTCAGAGGGGTCGCCCTTTGATGAGGCAGAAGAGCGCGTCGCCGTTGAAGGAAACGCCTCCCGGCTACAAGGGAGGCTCCCCGCTTTTCAACATCCGATACAAGAGCCTGACGAACCTTCAACAGGCCATGGAACTCGACGGCACCTTGGACTCCAGTCACTCTGGGGGCAGGACGTCGGGGGACTCCGGTGCTGGTGCTAAGCTACCGGAGAAGAG ATCGCGGCGTTTGAGCAGACCACGTTCTCTGACGAATTTAGTGTGGGAGCTTCGCGGTGGAAGTGGGCTAGGCTGCACGAGACCGGAAACACCACCGCCCGCCACAGCCGCGCCACTGCCACCGACCAAATGTGGGCCACGTCTGGCTGTCACCGTGGTGGCACCCCGGCGTGTCGGCACGCTCTACCTCTAA